Proteins encoded within one genomic window of Sebastes fasciatus isolate fSebFas1 chromosome 18, fSebFas1.pri, whole genome shotgun sequence:
- the LOC141756610 gene encoding hepatic sodium/bile acid cotransporter-like gives MNLSILMTTCSTLLALVMMPLLLYIYCHGFNLQNSVPYVDIIISLFSILIPCGVGILINYYRPQYSKTITRVGLIVMTIAVLGIIIAVIFAMGASILTVLSPPLMAIAALMPFMGYTFGYIISWLFRLNQSERRTVSMETGCQNAQLCSTILKLTFPPAVMGPLFLFPAVYIFFQVMEAALLIVLFRYHQRFTLKEKEGSEPAVDAELAHLQH, from the exons ATGAATCTCAG CATTTTGATGACCACCTGCTCCACATTGCTGGCTCTGGTCATGATGCCtctgctgctctacatctaCTGTCACGGCTTCAACCTGCAGAACTCCGTGCCCTACGTTGACATCATCATATCGCTTTTCTCGATCCTCATACCCTGCGGTGTCGGCATCCTCATCAACTACTACAGGCCGCAGTACTCAAAGACCATCACAAGG GTAGGCCTCATTGTCATGACGATTGCTGTGTTGGGGATCATTATCGCTGTcatctttgcaatgggagcctCCATCCTGACAGTGCTGTCTCCTCCCCTCATGGCCATCGCTGCTCTCATGCCCTTCATGGGCTACACCTTCGGATACATCATCTCCTGGCTCTTCAGACTCAACCAATC GGAGCGGAGGACCGTTTCTATGGAAACAGGCTGTCAGAACGCCCAGCTGTGCTCCACCATTCTGAAACTGACGTTTCCCCCGGCGGTCATGGGCCCTCTGTTCCTGTTCCCAGCGGTCTACATCTTTTTCCAGGTGATGGAGGCGGCGCTGCTCATCGTGCTGTTCAGGTATCACCAAAGGTTCACTCTCAAAGAGAAAGAAG GTAGTGAGCCGGCAGTGGATGCTGAGCTGGCTCACCTACAACACTAA
- the LOC141756609 gene encoding hepatic sodium/bile acid cotransporter-like, with protein sequence MTIAVLGIIIAVIFAMGASILTVLSPPLMAIGALMPFMGYTFGYIISWLFRLNQSERRTVSMETGCQNAQLCSTILKLTFPPAVMGPLFLFPAVYIFFQVMEAALLIVLFRYHQRFTLKEKEGSEPAVDAELAHLQH encoded by the exons ATGACGATTGCTGTGTTGGGGATCATTATCGCTGTcatctttgcaatgggagcctCCATCCTGACAGTGCTGTCTCCTCCCCTCATGGCCATCGGTGCTCTCATGCCCTTCATGGGCTACACCTTCGGATACATCATCTCCTGGCTCTTCAGACTCAACCAATC GGAGCGGAGGACCGTTTCTATGGAAACAGGCTGTCAGAACGCCCAGCTGTGCTCCACCATTCTGAAACTGACGTTTCCCCCGGCGGTCATGGGCCCTCTGTTCCTGTTCCCAGCGGTCTACATCTTTTTCCAGGTGATGGAGGCGGCGCTGCTCATCGTGCTGTTCAGGTATCACCAAAGGTTCACTCTCAAAGAGAAAGAAG GTAGTGAGCCGGCAGTGGATGCTGAGCTGGCTCACCTACAACACTAA
- the srsf5b gene encoding serine and arginine rich splicing factor 5b isoform X2: protein MSGCRIFIGRLSPSAREKDVERFFKGYGRIRDIDLKRGFGFVEFDDPRDAEDAVYELDGKELCNERVTIEHARVRLRGGRGRGGGSAGGRFSDRYGRGSQNSRSRNPPPMRTENRLIVENLSSRVSWQPDCCVIWKSSLMVELTPSGSFCLG, encoded by the exons ATGAGTGGATGTCGTATCTTCATCGGCCGTCTGAGCCCGTCGGCCAGAGAGAAGGATGTGGAGAGGTTCTTCAAGGGATACGGCCGCATCCGAGATATCGACCTCAAGAGGGGGTTTGGCTTTGTG GAGTTTGACGACCCCAGAGATGCTGAAGATGCTGTTTATGAGCTTGATGGCAAAGAGTTGTGCAATGAAAG GGTGACCATTGAGCACGCCCGCGTACGTCTGCGGGGCGGCCGTGGCAGAGGAGGCGGCAGTGCAGGAGGCCGTTTCTCTGATCGTTATGGCCGAGGCTCCCAGAATAGTCGGAG CCGAAACCCTCCTCCGATGCGCACTGAGAACCGCCTCATCGTGGAGAACTTGTCCTCTCGTGTTAGCTGGCAG CCTGACTGTTGTGTCATATGGAAGAGCTCGCTTATGGTGGAGTTAACCCCTTCTGGGTCCTTCTGTCTGGGTTGA
- the srsf5b gene encoding serine and arginine rich splicing factor 5b isoform X1, which yields MSGCRIFIGRLSPSAREKDVERFFKGYGRIRDIDLKRGFGFVEFDDPRDAEDAVYELDGKELCNERVTIEHARVRLRGGRGRGGGSAGGRFSDRYGRGSQNSRSRNPPPMRTENRLIVENLSSRVSWQDLKDFMRQAGEVTFADAHRPKLNEGVVEFASCSDLKNAMEKLSGKEINGRKIKLIEAARKRSRSRSRSESSSRSRSRSRGRSPSRSPRRSRSPAHKAHNRSRSPSGSPAGGASSPSAKSKEPAKRSSKTSKSATPTSPPPPRERERERTSVSRSRSRSRSRSRSPSTDSQR from the exons ATGAGTGGATGTCGTATCTTCATCGGCCGTCTGAGCCCGTCGGCCAGAGAGAAGGATGTGGAGAGGTTCTTCAAGGGATACGGCCGCATCCGAGATATCGACCTCAAGAGGGGGTTTGGCTTTGTG GAGTTTGACGACCCCAGAGATGCTGAAGATGCTGTTTATGAGCTTGATGGCAAAGAGTTGTGCAATGAAAG GGTGACCATTGAGCACGCCCGCGTACGTCTGCGGGGCGGCCGTGGCAGAGGAGGCGGCAGTGCAGGAGGCCGTTTCTCTGATCGTTATGGCCGAGGCTCCCAGAATAGTCGGAG CCGAAACCCTCCTCCGATGCGCACTGAGAACCGCCTCATCGTGGAGAACTTGTCCTCTCGTGTTAGCTGGCAG GACCTGAAAGATTTCATGAGACAAGCTGGAGAGGTGACTTTTGCAGACGCACATCGCCCCAAGCTCAACGAAGG GGTTGTTGAGTTTGCCTCTTGCAGCGATCTGAAAAACGCCATGGAAAAACTGTCTGGAAAGGAAATCAATGGCAGGAAAATCAAGCTCATTGAAGCAGCCCGGAAGAG GTCGAGAAGTCGTTCCCGGTCTGAGAGCTCCTCTCGTTCACGGTCCCGTTCTCGCGGTCGCTCCCCATCTCGCTCCCCCAGACGCTCCCGCAGCCCCGCCCACAAGGCCCACAACCGCTCCCGCTCCCCCAGCGGCTCCCCCGCCGGCGGTGCCTCCTCTCCATCCGCCAAATCGAAGGagcccgctaagcggtcctccAAGACGAGCAAGTCTGCCACCCCGACCTCCCCTCCGCCGccgcgagagcgagagagagagagaacctcCGTTTCCCGTTCACGCTCTCGTTCACGCTCCCGCTCTCGCTCTCCTTCTACTGACAGCCAGCGCTAA